A genomic window from Xenorhabdus cabanillasii includes:
- a CDS encoding filamentous hemagglutinin N-terminal domain-containing protein — protein sequence MLGDVDKNPNFQDRYADLIINEVVGGNQSQLKGPLEVAGDRASVIISNPNGITVNGGGFLNMSVATLTTGKPTLNNEGFLDNLRITKGQINIESDGLDGSFDSIYSIDSIDIISITLNLTGRINGQGNNISIIQGTNQINYGGYSNQRNMKQSL from the coding sequence AGATAAAAACCCTAATTTTCAAGATAGATATGCAGATTTAATCATTAATGAAGTAGTCGGGGGTAATCAATCTCAGCTTAAAGGACCGTTAGAAGTAGCTGGCGATAGAGCTTCAGTGATAATATCTAACCCCAATGGTATTACTGTTAATGGCGGCGGCTTTCTTAATATGTCCGTTGCTACATTAACTACAGGTAAACCTACTTTAAATAATGAAGGATTTTTAGATAACTTACGGATAACTAAAGGCCAAATTAATATTGAGAGTGATGGCTTAGATGGCAGTTTTGATTCTATATATTCTATAGATTCTATAGATATAATTAGTATAACTTTGAATTTAACTGGTAGGATAAATGGTCAAGGGAATAATATCAGTATAATTCAGGGTACTAACCAAATTAATTATGGAGGTTATAGTAACCAACGCAATATGAAACAGAGTCTGTAA
- a CDS encoding DUF637 domain-containing protein, translated as MGGALAGFDSAMGWDKGSAAISKESMPILSSKDWIATAQRIAGHSLISSGINTTINGGSFKDNFMSTLLSNSVSQLHAEGANLIGRNGEILGDTGRLLSHGVLSAITAEIGGGDPLAAAVGSMAAEYAAISLKNTFHNEPEKLIMSGKVIGGLAGALISGTAEGVHSGADAAELAIIYNSLGGDKIRQQLEEDKELTKQLVREKNW; from the coding sequence ATTGGAGGTGCATTAGCTGGATTTGATTCTGCAATGGGTTGGGATAAAGGCAGTGCTGCAATAAGCAAAGAGAGTATGCCTATATTGAGTAGCAAAGATTGGATAGCTACTGCTCAAAGGATTGCCGGACATTCTTTAATTAGCTCTGGAATAAACACTACTATTAATGGGGGTAGTTTTAAAGATAATTTCATGTCCACACTATTATCTAATTCAGTTAGTCAACTTCATGCTGAAGGCGCAAATCTTATAGGAAGAAATGGGGAGATTTTAGGGGACACTGGAAGACTTCTAAGTCATGGAGTTTTATCAGCAATTACAGCTGAAATTGGCGGAGGAGACCCTCTGGCGGCTGCAGTAGGTTCAATGGCGGCTGAATATGCAGCAATATCTCTAAAAAATACTTTTCATAATGAACCTGAAAAATTAATAATGAGTGGTAAAGTTATAGGGGGTTTAGCTGGAGCATTAATTTCAGGAACAGCAGAGGGTGTCCATAGTGGAGCTGATGCAGCAGAATTAGCCATTATATATAATTCTTTAGGTGGAGATAAGATTAGACAACAGCTTGAAGAAGATAAAGAACTTACAAAACAATTAGTTAGAGAAAAAAATTGGTGA
- a CDS encoding SMI1/KNR4 family protein → MTKTELIEYLHSAYPELTIDITYIKGYSEEDIVKLERLYDIKIQGQLLDFLIHMGRCSGGFFSNQPLSFYSKTANIRDEIKFQIGCEDGLREVQRFDLIEQKPFFISMENEGIFHYFLLTDSVNPDLVYYLDTNYDTIVDTSLTFNEYLRSVVDSSRSYTYKIPPDYMGDLLRI, encoded by the coding sequence ATGACTAAAACCGAATTAATAGAATATCTACATTCTGCTTACCCAGAGTTGACTATAGATATTACTTACATTAAGGGCTATTCAGAAGAAGATATAGTAAAATTAGAACGTTTATATGATATTAAAATTCAAGGTCAATTACTTGATTTTTTAATTCACATGGGGCGTTGCAGTGGAGGTTTTTTTTCAAATCAACCTTTAAGTTTTTATAGTAAAACTGCTAATATCAGAGATGAGATAAAATTTCAAATAGGATGTGAAGATGGATTAAGAGAAGTTCAACGATTTGATTTGATAGAACAAAAACCTTTCTTTATTTCAATGGAAAACGAAGGGATTTTTCATTATTTCTTGTTAACTGATTCAGTTAACCCTGATTTAGTTTATTATCTTGATACTAACTATGACACAATAGTAGATACTAGTTTAACTTTTAACGAATATTTAAGAAGTGTTGTAGATTCTAGCAGAAGTTACACTTATAAAATCCCACCTGATTATATGGGAGACTTACTTAGAATATAA